One genomic region from Cyanobium usitatum str. Tous encodes:
- the hemE gene encoding uroporphyrinogen decarboxylase encodes MTETAPLLLRAARGEQVERPPVWMMRQAGRYMKVYRDLRDRHPGFRERSENPDLSYEISMQPFHAFKPDGVILFSDILTPLPGMGINFDIIESQGPLIQEPIRNLAQVEALRALEPAESMPFVGEVLTRLRQSVGNEAAVLGFVGAPWTLAAYVVEGKSSKNYAVIKAMAFQEPELLHKLLDHFAESIATYLRYQIDSGAQVVQMFDSWAGQLSPMDYDSFAAPYQKKVVDLVKQTHPDTPFILYISGSAGVLERMAGTGVDIISLDWTVDMAEGLARLPEHIGVQGNVDPGLLFGTPAAIQARIDDTVRKARGRKHILNLGHGILPGTPEENGRAFFEAGKSVMERIGAAG; translated from the coding sequence ATGACCGAAACCGCCCCCCTGCTGCTGCGCGCCGCCCGAGGTGAGCAGGTGGAGCGGCCCCCTGTCTGGATGATGCGCCAGGCCGGCCGCTACATGAAGGTGTATCGCGACCTTCGCGACCGCCATCCCGGCTTCCGGGAGCGCTCGGAAAACCCCGATCTCTCATACGAGATCTCGATGCAGCCCTTCCACGCCTTCAAGCCCGACGGCGTGATCCTCTTTTCAGACATCCTCACGCCCCTGCCGGGTATGGGGATCAACTTCGACATCATTGAAAGCCAGGGGCCCCTGATCCAGGAGCCAATCCGCAATCTTGCCCAAGTAGAGGCTTTGCGAGCCTTGGAGCCGGCCGAGAGCATGCCTTTTGTGGGTGAGGTGCTCACCCGCTTGCGTCAATCGGTTGGCAATGAAGCTGCCGTACTCGGCTTTGTGGGTGCTCCCTGGACCCTGGCCGCCTACGTGGTGGAAGGCAAAAGCAGCAAGAACTATGCCGTTATCAAGGCGATGGCCTTCCAGGAGCCGGAGCTGCTGCACAAGCTGCTAGACCACTTCGCCGAATCAATTGCCACCTACCTGCGCTACCAGATCGATTCCGGCGCCCAGGTGGTGCAGATGTTCGATTCCTGGGCCGGCCAGCTCAGCCCCATGGATTACGACAGCTTCGCGGCGCCTTATCAGAAGAAGGTGGTGGATCTGGTTAAGCAAACCCATCCCGATACCCCCTTCATCCTCTACATCTCCGGCAGCGCCGGGGTGCTTGAGCGCATGGCAGGCACAGGGGTAGACATCATTTCGCTCGACTGGACCGTGGACATGGCCGAGGGCCTGGCCCGCCTGCCCGAGCACATCGGCGTGCAGGGCAACGTGGATCCCGGATTGCTGTTCGGTACCCCGGCAGCCATCCAGGCCCGCATCGACGACACCGTGCGCAAAGCCCGCGGCCGTAAGCACATTCTCAACCTGGGCCACGGCATCCTGCCGGGCACTCCAGAAGAAAACGGCCGCGCCTTCTTTGAAGCAGGCAAGAGTGTGATGGAGCGCATCGGAGCGGCTGGTTGA
- a CDS encoding NAD-dependent epimerase/dehydratase family protein, whose amino-acid sequence MSSPAGGSRPQRILITGASGCVGQYITEQLYRHSDAELLLLLRDPAKLKVVSADDPRITLLVGDLRELTPHAGAIATATRIIHTATAWGDPLRAQQVNVDAVKQLLAFTSPVWLEQVIYFSTASILDRHLQLLPEAAEFGTEYIQTKALCLQQLEAHPLAAKIVAVFPTLVFGGQVGPGDCHPTSYLTAGIREATRWLWLAKWLRAEASFHFIHAADIALVCAHLATQPHQPNQEPNQGALRRLVLGQAPISVNATVAQLCRWRRSWQPAFGIDLQGWLIEALIKLLRIEVNAWDRFSIRQRHFVHEPVSPPERFGLVSYAPTLQAVFETAGLPHR is encoded by the coding sequence TTGAGCAGCCCCGCTGGTGGATCCCGGCCCCAGCGGATCCTGATCACAGGGGCCAGCGGCTGCGTTGGTCAATACATCACCGAGCAGCTTTATCGCCACAGCGATGCGGAGTTGCTGCTGCTGCTGCGTGATCCAGCCAAGCTCAAGGTTGTTTCAGCGGATGATCCCCGGATCACGCTGCTGGTTGGTGACCTGCGGGAGCTAACGCCCCATGCCGGTGCAATCGCCACTGCTACCCGCATCATCCACACGGCCACCGCCTGGGGCGATCCCTTAAGAGCCCAGCAGGTGAACGTGGACGCGGTGAAGCAGCTGCTGGCTTTCACCAGCCCTGTATGGCTGGAGCAGGTGATCTACTTCTCCACTGCCTCAATTCTGGATCGCCACTTGCAGCTGCTGCCCGAGGCAGCGGAATTTGGCACTGAATACATCCAAACCAAGGCTCTCTGCCTGCAACAACTGGAGGCCCACCCCCTCGCCGCCAAAATTGTTGCCGTATTTCCCACCCTGGTTTTTGGCGGGCAGGTGGGTCCGGGCGACTGCCATCCCACCAGTTATCTCACCGCTGGGATTAGGGAGGCAACCCGCTGGTTGTGGCTTGCTAAGTGGCTGCGTGCCGAGGCCAGCTTCCACTTCATCCACGCCGCCGACATAGCCCTGGTGTGCGCCCACTTGGCCACCCAGCCCCATCAGCCCAATCAGGAGCCAAACCAGGGAGCCCTGCGGCGCCTGGTGCTCGGCCAAGCGCCGATCAGCGTCAATGCCACCGTGGCCCAGCTCTGCCGTTGGCGCCGCAGCTGGCAGCCAGCCTTTGGCATCGATCTGCAGGGCTGGCTGATTGAAGCCCTGATCAAGCTGCTACGCATCGAGGTCAACGCCTGGGATCGCTTCTCAATTCGCCAGCGCCACTTCGTGCACGAACCGGTGAGCCCACCAGAACGCTTTGGCTTGGTGAGCTACGCCCCCACTCTCCAAGCTGTGTTCGAAACCGCTGGCCTGCCGCACAGGTGA
- a CDS encoding c-type cytochrome, whose protein sequence is MRRLFSLIALCLALVLGAAPSFAADVAHGGQIFSANCAACHMGGGNVVNAERTLKQDALTAYLANYSEGHEAAIAYQVTNGKNAMPAFGGKLSEGDIADVAAYVEDMSSKGWA, encoded by the coding sequence ATGCGCCGTCTCTTCTCTCTGATCGCTCTCTGCCTGGCGCTCGTGCTGGGTGCTGCTCCGAGTTTCGCTGCCGATGTGGCCCATGGCGGCCAGATCTTCTCCGCCAACTGCGCCGCTTGCCACATGGGTGGCGGCAACGTTGTTAACGCCGAGCGCACCCTTAAGCAGGATGCACTAACGGCCTACCTGGCTAACTACAGCGAAGGCCACGAAGCTGCCATTGCTTACCAGGTGACTAATGGCAAGAACGCCATGCCTGCCTTCGGTGGCAAGCTAAGCGAAGGTGACATCGCCGATGTCGCCGCCTACGTCGAAGACATGTCTTCTAAAGGCTGGGCTTGA
- the clpB gene encoding ATP-dependent chaperone ClpB — protein MHPTAELFTEKAWASVVAAQQLAQQRRQQQMESEHLLAALLSQQGLAGRILEKAGVDVGTLSQKVEAWILAQPSLSAPPDNVYLGKGLNTVLDQAQELKQSYGDSYIAIEHLLLALAIDDRCGKQLLSQAGTNTNKLKEAVQAIRGSQNVTDQNPEGTYESLEKYGRDLTAAAREGKLDPVIGRDEEIRRTIQILSRRTKNNPVLIGEPGVGKTAIVEGLAQRIVNGDVPQALQNRQLVSLDMGALIAGAKYRGEFEERLKAVLKEVTASEGQIVLFIDEIHTVVGAGASGGAMDASNLLKPMLARGELRCIGATTLDEHRQHIEKDPALERRFQQVFVDQPTVEDTISILRGLKERYEVHHGVRIADNALVAAAVLSSRYIADRFLPDKAIDLMDESAARLKMEITSKPEQIDELDRRILQLEMEKLSLGRESDPASKDRLERLEKELADLSEQQSTLNAQWQAEKSSIDELGAIKEEIEQVQLQVEQAKRNYDLNKAAELEYGTLAELHKKLAAKEEALNASGSDKTMLREEVTEDDIAEVIAKWTGIPVAKLVQSEMAKLLHLEEELHTRVIGQAQAVTAVADAIQRSRAGLSDPNRPIASFLFLGPTGVGKTELSKALAAQLFDSEESMVRIDMSEYMEKHAVSRLIGAPPGYVGYEEGGQLTEAVRRRPYAVILFDEVEKAHPDVFNVMLQILDDGRVTDGQGRTVDFTNTVLILTSNIGSASILDLAGDPARHGEMEARVNEALRSHFRPEFLNRLDESIIFHSLRQEELREIVELQVQRLARRLEDKKLGLQLNADALDWLAGVGYDPVYGARPLKRAIQRELETPIAKGILGGQFTGGHTITVDVATEGEARKLRFQQSEPAKLPVLV, from the coding sequence ATGCATCCCACCGCCGAACTTTTCACCGAGAAAGCCTGGGCCTCCGTGGTGGCGGCCCAGCAACTGGCGCAGCAGCGGCGTCAGCAGCAGATGGAAAGCGAGCATCTGCTCGCCGCCCTACTAAGCCAGCAGGGCTTGGCCGGCCGCATTCTGGAAAAGGCCGGCGTAGATGTGGGCACCCTCAGTCAGAAGGTTGAGGCCTGGATCCTCGCTCAGCCAAGCCTTAGTGCGCCCCCCGATAACGTCTATCTCGGCAAGGGGCTCAATACCGTTCTTGACCAGGCCCAGGAGCTCAAACAGTCCTACGGCGACAGCTACATCGCTATTGAGCACCTGCTTCTGGCCCTAGCGATCGACGACCGCTGCGGCAAGCAATTGCTATCTCAAGCTGGCACAAACACCAACAAACTCAAAGAAGCTGTACAGGCCATCCGCGGATCCCAAAACGTGACCGATCAGAACCCAGAAGGCACCTATGAATCCCTGGAGAAATACGGCAGGGATCTCACGGCCGCTGCGCGCGAAGGCAAGCTCGATCCGGTGATAGGCCGCGATGAAGAAATCCGCCGCACGATCCAGATCCTCAGCCGCCGCACCAAGAACAACCCGGTGCTGATCGGCGAGCCCGGTGTGGGCAAAACCGCGATCGTCGAGGGCCTGGCCCAGCGCATCGTCAATGGCGATGTGCCCCAGGCGCTGCAGAACCGCCAGCTCGTGTCGCTGGATATGGGGGCCCTGATCGCAGGTGCCAAATACCGCGGTGAGTTTGAGGAGCGGCTCAAGGCCGTGCTCAAGGAGGTCACAGCCTCCGAGGGCCAGATTGTGCTGTTCATCGACGAGATCCACACGGTGGTGGGGGCAGGCGCCAGCGGCGGTGCCATGGATGCAAGCAACCTGCTCAAGCCGATGCTGGCCAGAGGTGAACTGCGCTGCATCGGCGCCACCACCCTCGATGAGCACCGCCAGCACATCGAGAAGGATCCGGCCCTGGAGCGGCGCTTCCAGCAGGTGTTCGTGGATCAACCCACGGTGGAAGACACCATTTCAATCCTGCGGGGCCTGAAAGAGCGCTACGAGGTGCACCACGGCGTACGCATCGCCGACAACGCCCTGGTGGCAGCTGCCGTGCTCTCCAGCCGATACATCGCCGATCGCTTCTTACCAGACAAGGCAATCGATCTGATGGACGAATCGGCCGCCCGCCTAAAGATGGAGATCACCTCCAAGCCGGAGCAGATCGACGAGCTCGATCGCCGCATCCTGCAGCTGGAGATGGAAAAGTTGTCTCTGGGGCGCGAATCCGACCCTGCCAGCAAGGATCGGCTTGAGCGACTGGAGAAGGAGCTGGCCGATCTAAGCGAACAGCAGAGCACCCTCAATGCCCAATGGCAGGCAGAAAAGAGCTCCATCGATGAGCTGGGCGCCATCAAAGAGGAGATCGAGCAGGTGCAGCTGCAGGTGGAGCAGGCCAAGCGCAACTACGACCTCAACAAGGCCGCTGAGCTCGAATACGGCACCCTGGCCGAGCTGCATAAGAAACTTGCAGCCAAAGAAGAGGCACTTAATGCCAGCGGCAGCGATAAGACCATGCTGCGCGAAGAGGTCACCGAAGACGACATCGCCGAGGTGATCGCCAAATGGACCGGCATCCCCGTGGCCAAGTTGGTCCAAAGCGAGATGGCGAAGCTGCTGCACCTGGAGGAGGAGCTGCACACCCGTGTGATCGGTCAGGCCCAGGCGGTCACAGCAGTAGCCGATGCAATTCAGCGATCAAGAGCAGGTCTGAGCGATCCCAACCGGCCAATCGCAAGCTTCCTGTTCCTTGGCCCCACGGGTGTGGGAAAAACGGAGCTCTCCAAGGCCCTGGCGGCCCAGCTGTTCGATTCCGAGGAGTCAATGGTGCGCATCGACATGAGCGAATACATGGAGAAGCACGCCGTGAGCCGCCTGATTGGAGCCCCTCCGGGCTACGTGGGCTACGAGGAGGGCGGCCAGCTCACCGAAGCCGTGCGGCGCCGGCCTTACGCCGTGATCCTGTTCGACGAGGTGGAGAAGGCCCACCCCGACGTGTTCAACGTGATGCTGCAGATCCTCGATGATGGCCGCGTCACCGATGGCCAGGGGCGCACGGTGGACTTCACCAACACGGTGCTGATCCTCACCAGCAACATCGGCAGCGCCTCGATCCTTGATCTGGCAGGAGATCCGGCCCGGCACGGCGAGATGGAAGCCCGGGTGAATGAGGCCCTGCGCAGCCACTTCCGCCCCGAGTTCCTCAACCGCCTGGATGAATCGATCATCTTCCACAGCCTCAGGCAAGAGGAATTGCGCGAGATCGTGGAGCTGCAGGTGCAGCGGCTGGCCAGGCGGCTGGAGGACAAAAAACTGGGGCTGCAGCTCAACGCCGATGCCCTCGACTGGCTTGCCGGTGTGGGCTACGACCCGGTGTATGGCGCCCGTCCACTCAAGCGCGCCATCCAGCGCGAGCTGGAAACCCCGATCGCCAAGGGCATCCTGGGAGGCCAGTTCACCGGGGGCCACACGATCACGGTCGATGTTGCAACCGAAGGCGAGGCGCGCAAGTTGCGCTTCCAGCAAAGTGAGCCAGCCAAGTTACCCGTGCTGGTGTAG
- a CDS encoding HIT family protein — protein MTRPCPICSLHDDPAARDAYEIGRGSLWLLRHHPDPAPLVGWLLLDSLRHVAGPADFNDKEAAAWGLAVRYASALLKEQTGCDRVYAIAFGEGAPHLHLHLIPRFAGDPRTSAWLVADHYRAVAAGELLPAAPEQVTDLVTRARHSFSHQLLDELHQHG, from the coding sequence ATGACCAGGCCCTGTCCCATCTGCAGCCTTCATGACGACCCCGCAGCGCGTGACGCCTACGAAATAGGCCGAGGTTCGCTATGGCTGCTGCGCCACCATCCCGACCCCGCGCCCCTGGTTGGTTGGTTGCTCCTAGATAGTCTTCGCCATGTAGCGGGCCCGGCTGATTTCAACGACAAGGAGGCAGCCGCCTGGGGGCTTGCAGTTCGCTATGCCAGCGCCCTGCTCAAGGAACAAACCGGCTGCGACAGGGTTTATGCGATTGCTTTTGGCGAAGGTGCGCCCCATTTGCACCTCCACTTAATTCCCCGCTTTGCTGGCGATCCCCGCACCAGCGCCTGGTTGGTGGCAGATCACTACCGGGCGGTGGCAGCTGGAGAGTTGCTACCCGCAGCGCCTGAGCAGGTGACGGACCTGGTGACCCGGGCCCGCCACAGTTTCTCGCACCAGCTTTTGGATGAACTACACCAGCACGGGTAA
- a CDS encoding secondary thiamine-phosphate synthase enzyme YjbQ, with product MLRQSLETLRVVTPGEGFTDLTGRLNAALASSGMEQGLLNLVCLHTSCSLTINENADPRVLRDLSSYLRALVPEEGIRPVSGRGELRPYVHADEGSDDMPAHIRTALTTSQLSLSFEAGRLLLGTWQAVYLWEHRRRGSERLLTVHLLGS from the coding sequence ATGCTTCGCCAAAGCCTTGAGACCCTGAGGGTGGTGACCCCAGGTGAGGGCTTTACCGATCTCACCGGCCGACTCAATGCCGCTTTGGCCTCTAGCGGCATGGAGCAGGGGCTGCTCAATCTGGTGTGTCTGCACACCTCCTGCAGCCTGACCATCAACGAAAACGCCGACCCACGCGTATTGCGTGACCTCTCCAGCTACCTGCGCGCCCTGGTGCCGGAGGAGGGCATCCGTCCGGTTAGTGGCCGGGGTGAACTGCGCCCCTACGTACACGCTGATGAAGGCTCAGATGACATGCCGGCCCACATCCGTACGGCCCTCACCACCAGTCAGCTCAGCCTTTCGTTTGAGGCTGGCCGTCTGTTGCTTGGTACCTGGCAGGCGGTCTATCTGTGGGAGCATCGCAGGAGGGGCAGCGAGCGGTTGCTAACAGTCCACCTATTGGGTTCTTAG
- a CDS encoding thiol-disulfide oxidoreductase DCC family protein, with amino-acid sequence MNAADFPALTLLFDGGCPLCLREVELLGRKDRQRHGERLKLDFVDIDQADYNPDSYAGISYREAMGRIHAIDASGAVLRDVEVFRRAYELIGLGWLYAPTQWPLLRPMTNLAYGIWADMRLRITGRPSLERLCQGRKDICRRN; translated from the coding sequence TTGAACGCAGCCGATTTTCCAGCACTCACCCTTCTCTTCGACGGGGGTTGCCCCCTCTGCCTGCGGGAAGTGGAGCTACTGGGTCGCAAAGACCGGCAGCGCCATGGGGAGCGACTGAAACTCGACTTCGTGGACATCGATCAGGCCGACTACAACCCAGATAGCTACGCCGGCATCAGCTACAGAGAAGCTATGGGTCGCATCCACGCCATTGATGCCAGTGGTGCAGTTCTGCGTGATGTCGAAGTGTTTAGACGGGCCTACGAACTGATCGGCTTGGGGTGGCTCTATGCCCCAACCCAGTGGCCACTACTCCGTCCCATGACAAACCTTGCCTATGGCATTTGGGCAGATATGCGGCTGCGGATCACAGGACGACCGAGCTTGGAAAGACTCTGTCAAGGGCGCAAGGATATTTGTCGCCGCAACTAA
- a CDS encoding deoxyribodipyrimidine photo-lyase, giving the protein MGPLQIVWFKRDLRSFDHRPLLEASLRGPVLPLFVVEPDLWRQPDSSARQWEFCRECLVELRAALGGLGQPLVVRIGAIEQVLERAHRQFGVAGLWSHEETGNGWTYARDRRVADWARQHGIEWQEIPQFGVIRRLSRRTGWAKRWEQRMAEELSAAPPRLTPLPRLDPGALPMAAELGLETDYCPGRQKGGRAQGLITLASFLDQRSRSYQSGLSSPNTADVSCSRLSPHLSWGSLSMREVVQKSRLRRQALAVAPWRRSLQRFDERLHWHCHFIQKLECQPSLEYSELHHLTAGLRESNHERLAAWAEGRTGLPFVDACMRSLNETGWLNFRMRAMLLSVASYQLWIPWRESGVHLARQFVDYEPGIHWSQCQMQSGTTGINTIRIYNPLKQGLDHDPEGVFIRRWLPELAAVPPVYLHTPWTMDGRSQARLGIEIARSYPLPLIDWHTAAAVARERVWALRQQHGFAATADAIQQRHGSRRSGLRTSSRGRRGNSPIDQLCLDFVGDTAVAQ; this is encoded by the coding sequence ATGGGGCCGCTGCAAATCGTTTGGTTCAAGCGCGATCTTCGCAGCTTCGATCACAGACCTTTACTAGAGGCGTCGCTGCGGGGACCAGTGCTGCCACTCTTTGTGGTGGAGCCAGACCTGTGGCGCCAGCCAGACAGCTCCGCTCGGCAGTGGGAATTTTGCCGCGAATGCCTAGTAGAGCTGCGCGCGGCCCTTGGCGGCCTCGGCCAACCACTTGTGGTGCGCATCGGTGCGATTGAGCAGGTGCTGGAGCGGGCCCATCGACAGTTTGGTGTAGCTGGCTTGTGGAGTCACGAGGAGACTGGCAACGGCTGGACCTACGCCCGCGACCGGCGTGTCGCTGACTGGGCCCGCCAGCACGGCATTGAGTGGCAGGAGATTCCCCAGTTCGGTGTCATCCGGCGGCTCAGCAGGCGAACGGGTTGGGCAAAGCGCTGGGAGCAGCGCATGGCTGAGGAGTTGAGCGCCGCGCCGCCCCGACTTACCCCGCTGCCCCGGCTCGACCCCGGCGCCCTGCCTATGGCAGCAGAGCTGGGACTGGAGACCGATTACTGCCCTGGTCGGCAAAAGGGGGGGCGAGCCCAGGGCTTGATAACCCTCGCTTCCTTCTTGGATCAGCGCAGCCGCTCCTACCAATCGGGGTTGTCTAGCCCCAATACGGCCGACGTCAGCTGCTCGCGCCTTTCGCCCCATCTCAGCTGGGGCAGCTTGTCGATGCGTGAGGTAGTGCAAAAAAGCCGCCTACGCCGCCAGGCTCTTGCGGTGGCCCCCTGGCGGCGCTCCTTGCAGCGCTTTGATGAGCGCCTGCATTGGCATTGCCATTTCATCCAGAAGTTGGAATGCCAGCCGAGCTTGGAATACAGCGAGCTCCATCACCTCACTGCCGGACTGCGCGAAAGTAACCATGAGCGTTTGGCAGCCTGGGCAGAGGGGCGCACGGGCCTTCCTTTTGTGGATGCTTGCATGCGCTCTCTGAACGAAACCGGTTGGCTGAATTTCCGTATGCGGGCGATGCTGCTGTCCGTGGCCAGCTATCAGTTGTGGATTCCATGGCGTGAGAGCGGTGTACATCTCGCCCGCCAATTCGTCGACTATGAACCTGGCATTCACTGGAGCCAGTGTCAGATGCAATCTGGCACCACCGGCATCAATACGATCCGCATATACAACCCGCTAAAGCAGGGTCTAGACCACGACCCCGAGGGTGTGTTCATCCGCCGCTGGCTGCCCGAGCTGGCGGCGGTTCCACCGGTGTATTTGCACACCCCCTGGACCATGGATGGCCGCAGCCAGGCCCGGCTTGGCATCGAGATCGCTCGCTCCTACCCGCTGCCGCTGATCGATTGGCATACGGCGGCCGCAGTCGCCCGCGAGCGAGTCTGGGCCCTACGGCAGCAGCATGGTTTTGCGGCAACTGCCGACGCCATCCAGCAGCGCCATGGTTCTCGGCGTTCTGGTCTGCGCACCAGCAGCAGAGGACGGCGAGGCAATTCGCCTATAGACCAGCTTTGCTTGGATTTTGTGGGAGATACGGCCGTTGCTCAGTAA
- a CDS encoding DUF1499 domain-containing protein codes for MINLLQHLAVVLSLALFHFVGPVPIELGVHDGALAPCPTPAHCARADWPIQQSGGDTPQSALESLIPVIEAMGGAEIVERTEGYLHATATSALFGFVDDLELHADNEQAILQVRSVSRLGDSDLGVNSKRLEILRRALKPAPQV; via the coding sequence ATGATCAACCTGCTACAGCATCTGGCCGTAGTGCTGAGCCTTGCCCTGTTTCACTTCGTTGGTCCGGTACCGATCGAACTGGGCGTGCACGACGGTGCCCTGGCCCCTTGTCCCACGCCAGCTCACTGCGCGAGGGCGGACTGGCCTATCCAGCAGAGCGGGGGCGATACTCCCCAAAGCGCCCTCGAAAGCCTGATTCCCGTGATTGAAGCGATGGGGGGCGCCGAGATTGTGGAGCGAACTGAGGGTTATCTGCACGCAACCGCAACTAGCGCCCTGTTTGGCTTCGTCGACGATCTAGAGCTACATGCCGACAATGAGCAGGCAATTCTCCAAGTTCGATCCGTCTCGCGGCTTGGCGATTCAGATCTGGGAGTCAACAGCAAACGCCTAGAGATCTTGCGCCGAGCGCTGAAACCAGCACCACAGGTGTGA
- a CDS encoding pyridoxamine 5'-phosphate oxidase family protein: MDILPPWRPILRAALQREGRSSNSRWLQLATVACDGTPRVRTLVFRGWSAPAVLDLFTDGRSEKASELRNLPEAEICWLLPRARSQFRLRSRRCQLPAAELLIQRQHHWQSLTPSARALWGWPEPGIPLELEAAFPQELGDTTPMPSHFELLSFEVHQVELLELGGQPHRRRRWSASGAWSEQLLNP, translated from the coding sequence ATGGATATTCTCCCCCCATGGCGCCCCATTTTGCGAGCTGCCCTGCAGAGGGAGGGCAGATCTTCCAATAGCCGCTGGCTACAACTTGCAACTGTCGCCTGCGATGGCACCCCCAGGGTGCGCACCTTGGTGTTTAGGGGCTGGTCAGCTCCAGCGGTTCTGGATTTGTTTACTGATGGTCGCAGTGAGAAAGCCAGCGAGCTGCGAAATTTGCCAGAGGCGGAAATCTGCTGGCTTTTGCCTCGGGCACGCAGCCAGTTTCGCTTGCGCTCAAGGCGATGCCAGCTTCCTGCAGCGGAGCTGCTGATCCAGCGGCAGCACCATTGGCAAAGCCTCACACCCTCCGCTAGGGCTTTGTGGGGCTGGCCTGAGCCAGGAATTCCCCTCGAGCTGGAGGCAGCTTTCCCCCAGGAACTTGGCGACACCACACCCATGCCCAGCCACTTTGAACTGCTGAGCTTTGAGGTGCATCAGGTTGAGTTGCTGGAACTTGGCGGGCAACCCCACCGGCGCAGGCGCTGGAGCGCCTCTGGGGCCTGGTCTGAACAGCTGCTGAACCCTTGA
- a CDS encoding DoxX family protein, with the protein MAIGVMMIHHGQEKLADPQQFANIYVASLHLPFPLFFAYAAGFSELIGSWLVILGLLTPVGALALTGTMTVAAYQHILTAGLNIYVLELVVLYLGGSLALLLVGPGRFSFDAGMLKGLLLKPVVRIKPETSAPSAGISGLAPAYVPIKASNSNR; encoded by the coding sequence TTGGCTATCGGCGTGATGATGATTCACCATGGCCAGGAAAAACTTGCCGATCCGCAACAATTTGCCAATATCTATGTGGCATCTCTGCACCTGCCATTTCCCTTGTTTTTTGCTTATGCCGCAGGCTTCTCTGAGCTGATCGGCAGTTGGTTGGTGATTCTCGGCTTGCTGACACCAGTTGGAGCTCTTGCCCTTACCGGCACTATGACAGTTGCCGCCTACCAACACATCCTTACCGCAGGGCTCAACATTTATGTGCTCGAGCTGGTAGTCCTTTATTTGGGCGGCAGCCTTGCCCTCTTACTTGTTGGTCCTGGCCGCTTTTCATTTGATGCCGGCATGCTGAAGGGTCTGCTCCTTAAGCCAGTTGTTCGTATTAAGCCAGAGACTTCTGCCCCCTCCGCTGGCATTTCAGGATTGGCCCCTGCTTACGTGCCAATTAAAGCCAGCAACTCAAACCGCTGA
- a CDS encoding SDR family NAD(P)-dependent oxidoreductase — MAVDEHSDGAARKILLTGGSSGIGFQAATLLLQAGHKLIIPCRDGTTAALLRQRLSGSIDTPTCDLADLISIGRCADALLAKGEPIDTLVLNAGLQYSGMVEPRWSAQGFELTIAVNHLGHQALLQQLLPLLIRSTAPRLVVTASEVHDPTSAGGKVGLPAGLGDLAGLRQGPGALMLDGSGSFNAEKAYKDSKLCNLLMAREAERRLREQGIQLPVLAWSPGLVIPRSKGGFFRYSCSHNPVGQALFAFVARDLLRLTETPQRAGALLAGFAAGSKQHASGFHYLSNRVVGPGRLRFEASQPSAEACSDPLARLLWDLSAAAAGPKATFHISSY, encoded by the coding sequence ATGGCGGTTGATGAGCACAGTGATGGAGCCGCGCGCAAGATCCTGCTCACTGGTGGCAGCTCCGGGATCGGTTTTCAGGCGGCAACCCTGCTGCTCCAGGCCGGTCACAAGCTCATCATTCCCTGCCGGGACGGGACCACCGCCGCGCTCCTGCGCCAGCGCCTGAGCGGCAGCATCGATACCCCTACTTGCGATCTGGCCGATCTGATCAGTATCGGGCGCTGTGCTGATGCCTTGCTGGCAAAGGGCGAGCCGATCGACACCTTGGTGCTCAACGCCGGATTGCAGTACAGCGGCATGGTCGAGCCCCGCTGGTCGGCCCAGGGGTTTGAACTGACTATCGCCGTCAACCACCTAGGCCACCAGGCCCTGCTGCAGCAACTTTTGCCCCTGTTGATTCGCAGCACAGCCCCTCGCTTGGTGGTCACCGCATCGGAGGTGCATGACCCCACCAGTGCCGGAGGAAAAGTGGGCCTCCCGGCTGGCCTCGGGGATCTTGCTGGTCTGCGCCAGGGTCCTGGGGCGCTAATGCTGGATGGCAGCGGCAGCTTCAATGCCGAGAAGGCATACAAAGACAGCAAGCTCTGCAACCTGCTGATGGCAAGGGAGGCGGAGCGGCGGCTGAGAGAGCAGGGCATTCAGCTGCCGGTGCTCGCCTGGAGCCCGGGGCTGGTGATCCCGCGCAGCAAGGGCGGCTTTTTCCGCTACAGCTGCAGCCATAACCCCGTGGGCCAGGCCCTGTTCGCCTTCGTTGCCCGCGACCTGCTGCGGCTCACCGAAACTCCCCAGAGGGCAGGCGCCCTGTTGGCCGGCTTTGCCGCTGGCTCAAAACAGCACGCCAGTGGCTTCCACTACCTGAGCAACCGAGTTGTGGGGCCAGGTCGGCTGCGTTTTGAGGCCAGCCAACCCAGTGCGGAGGCTTGCTCCGATCCATTGGCGCGGCTTCTATGGGATCTGAGCGCCGCAGCGGCAGGGCCGAAAGCCACGTTTCACATTTCTTCATATTAG